One genomic region from Epinephelus moara isolate mb chromosome 8, YSFRI_EMoa_1.0, whole genome shotgun sequence encodes:
- the lsm1 gene encoding U6 snRNA-associated Sm-like protein LSm1 isoform X1 yields MNYVPGTASLIDDIDKKHLVLLRDGRTLIGYLRSIDQFANLVFHQTVERIHVGKKFGDIPRGIFIVRGENVVLLGEIDVDKPCDTVLQQVSIEEILEEQRLQQQAKQETEKVKMQALKDRGLSIPKADNLDEY; encoded by the exons ATGAACTACGTACCAGGGACAGCAAGCCTCATTGACGACATCGACA AGAAGCACCTGGTGCTGCTCCGAGATGGCAGAACACTTATCGGTTACCTCAGAAGCATTGATCAGTTTG CCAATTTAGTTTTTCATCAGACAGTTGAGCGCATCCACGTGGGGAAAAAATTTGGAGACATTCCCAGAGGAATATTCATAGTGAGAGGAGAGAATGTGGTGCTGCTCGGAGAGATA GATGTGGACAAACCCTGTGACACAGTCCTGCAGCAGGTCTCCATCGAAGAGATTCTGGAGGAGCAGCGGTTGCAGCAGCAAGCCAAACAGGAGACGGAGAAAGTCAAAATGCAGGCCCTGAAGGACCGAGGCCTTTCCATCCCAAAAGCTGACAACTTAGACGAATACTAA
- the lsm1 gene encoding U6 snRNA-associated Sm-like protein LSm1 isoform X2 — MMAAGIPPRASAEEKHLVLLRDGRTLIGYLRSIDQFANLVFHQTVERIHVGKKFGDIPRGIFIVRGENVVLLGEIDVDKPCDTVLQQVSIEEILEEQRLQQQAKQETEKVKMQALKDRGLSIPKADNLDEY; from the exons ATGATGGCGGCGGGGATTCCCCCGAGGGCAAGTGCTGAGG AGAAGCACCTGGTGCTGCTCCGAGATGGCAGAACACTTATCGGTTACCTCAGAAGCATTGATCAGTTTG CCAATTTAGTTTTTCATCAGACAGTTGAGCGCATCCACGTGGGGAAAAAATTTGGAGACATTCCCAGAGGAATATTCATAGTGAGAGGAGAGAATGTGGTGCTGCTCGGAGAGATA GATGTGGACAAACCCTGTGACACAGTCCTGCAGCAGGTCTCCATCGAAGAGATTCTGGAGGAGCAGCGGTTGCAGCAGCAAGCCAAACAGGAGACGGAGAAAGTCAAAATGCAGGCCCTGAAGGACCGAGGCCTTTCCATCCCAAAAGCTGACAACTTAGACGAATACTAA
- the bag4 gene encoding BAG family molecular chaperone regulator 4 produces MHHHQMQSNLKSDWPSACNSENTHGNWNNTMDAPQYPGYPSHYWYPQSHSTGHYANTYPSGSDVQPQYNPQVMPGGYPNGHGVYSPAQNQYSTSGFHPSNPFYCADTQRPAPGPYPNQGCPAEQSSGPSGQPHSQHQHQHQHHHYPGPHCQGGPGYPPGAYPHYSEGGHAMPSTPPYPTGQQLHPNPQADAWAHSGAYAPPQQQWQPGQQPAQNHYGNHVRPPHPPAWPGTGTGAPPPYQPKDQQHQRAPHVGPKPRPAQSLNHPNGKPAEISSPPQMYIKTGRGEPNPSQCEPPPSATAQAPAPAPAPGPAGPHPLSDNPGLAKVQQVMARVLLLQEDVDEFVGKKTDKSYRCLEELLTKELLELDSVETQGQDNVRQARKEAVQRIQAILDRLEKKAF; encoded by the exons ATGCACCATCATCAAATGCAGTCAAATCTGAAATCCGACTGGCCCTCGGCTTGCAACTCGGAAAATACTCACGGCAACTGGAATAACACAATG GACGCTCCTCAGTATCCCGGCTACCCTTCACACTACTGGTATCCCCAGTCTCATTCCACAGGACACTATGCAAACACCTATCCCTCGGGATCAGACGTTCAGCCACAGTACAATCCACAG GTAATGCCTGGAGGTTATCCAAATGGCCATGGTGTCTACAGCCCGGCACAGAATCAGTATTCAACAAGTGGTTTCCACCCATCCAATCCTTTCTACTGTGCTGACACTCAGAGACCGGCTCCAGGTCCTTACCCTAACCAGGGCTGtccagcagagcagagcagtggGCCCTCTGGGCAGCCACACTCTCAACATCAACATCAGcatcaacatcatcattatCCTGGTCCACACTGTCAAGGA GGTCCTGGATATCCTCCTGGGGCGTACCCTCACTACAGTGAAGGTGGTCATGCGATGCCTTCAACCCCCCCATACCCCACGGGCCAGCAACTCCACCCAAACCCCCAGGCCGATGCGTGGGCGCACTCTGGTGCATATGCTCCCCCACAGCAGCAATGGCAGCCAGGCCAGCAGCCTGCGCAAAACCACTACGGAAATCATGTCCGTCCACCGCATCCTCCAGCATGGCCAGGGACTGGAACTGGCGCACCACCACCATACCAACCCAAG GACCAACAGCACCAACGTGCCCCACACGTGGGACCTAAACCCAGGCCAGCCCAATCCCTGAATCACCCCAATGGAAAGCCTGCTGAAATAAGTTCACCTCCTCAGATGTACATCAAAACCGGTAGAGGAGAGCCCAATCCTTCTCAATGTGAGCCCCCACCCTCGGCCACGGCCCAAGCTCCAGCACCGGCTCCAGCTCCAGGCCCAGCTGGACCTCACCCCCTGAGCGATAACCCCGGCCTAGCTAAGGTCCAACAGGTCATGGCCAGAGTGCTGCTGCTTCAGGAAGATGTCGACGAGTTTGTTGGCAAAAAGACAGACAAGAGTTATCGGTGTCTGGAGGAACTGCTGACCAAAGAGCTGCTGGAGCTGGACTCTGTGGAGACTCAGGGACAGGACAACGTCCGGCAAGCCCGAAAGGAGGCCGTACAGAGGATCCAGGCCATCCTGGACCGGCTGGAGAAGAAAGCCTTCTGA
- the LOC126393815 gene encoding dual specificity protein phosphatase 26-like: MSYTSKLPASWNDKPPPRKVEIDLSSPGLAVFELERLLFTGKAIISHADEVWPRLYIGDQDSAENQVDLFKHRVTHILNAAHSNRRGKPDIYDSMQITYMGIDARDSCDFDMSVNFQAAADFIHRALSRGGKVLVHCHVGVSRSATLVLAYLMLKQNLTLVEAICAVKENRGVIPNRGFLRQLIKLDNQLFGIH, from the exons ATGTCCTACACATCCAAACTTCCCGCGTCCTGGAATGATAAACCACCTCCTCGGAAGGTCGAAATTGACCTGAGTTCACCTGGCTTAGCAGTGTTTGAATTGGAAAGACTCCTGTTTACTGGCAAAGCCATCATCAGCCATGCAGATGAAGTTTGGCCGAGGCTTTACATCGGTGACCA AGACAGCGCAGAGAACCAAGTGGATCTATTCAAGCATCGAGTCACTCACATCCTGAACGCAGCCCACAGTAACCGCAGAGGGAAGCCAGACATCTATGACTCCATGCAGATCACCTATATGGGCATAGACGCTCGTGATTCCTGTGACTTTGACATGAGCGTCAACTTCCAGGCAGCAGCAGACTTTATCCACAGGGCTCTCAGCagaggag GCAAAGTGTTGGTGCACTGTCATGTAGGAGTGAGCCGCTCTGCCACCCTGGTCCTGGCTTACCTGATGCTGAAGCAGAATCTGACCCTTGTGGAGGCTATTTGTGCTGTGAAAGAGAACCGGGGTGTCATCCCCAATCGAGGTTTCCTCCGACAGCTCATCAAACTGGACAACCAGCTCTTTGGCATACATTAA
- the LOC126393811 gene encoding serpin A3-2-like → MSPSVQPVLHCLRFNQEEFTMMHAAVGFWILSALICVGRGDHHYGLNHHDQHTELDTHTNSVSWVTAANKEFAFRLYRKLAAHADSEGKNIFFSPVSVSVALAALAVGARGETHHQLFSGLGFNNTLLTQSVVDHAFHMLMERAHNTSHEDVSEGTAVFVDNRFKPQPAFLETLRQSYSADGFNVDFAQTKESADTINKYVGEKTNGKIDKLVESMDPNTVMYLLSYIYYKGKWATPFDTDLTKEDVFMVDENTKVPVQMMNMEERLDTYYDQAINTSVLHLPFNNSYSMLLLLPDDMATLENAICPGHVTKWLKWMKSRTYNIYIPKFSIKSSYNLNDVLQEMGMTDMFGDRADLSGISEGQKLAVSEVVHQATLDVDEAGATAAAATGIGITLLSFRHVPVLKFNRPFMVAITERDTENILFLGKIINPTI, encoded by the exons ATGTCCCCCTCTGTCCAACCTGTGCTTCACTGTCTGCGTTTCAACCAGGAGGAG TTCACAATGATGCATGCAGCCGTTGGGTTCTGGATCTTATCAGCACTGATCTGCGTGGGGAGAGGCGATCACCATTATGGCTTAAATCACCATGACCAACACACTGAACTCGACACCCACACCAACAGCGTCTCATGGGTGACTGCTGCCAACAAAGAGTTTGCCTTCCGCCTGTACAGGAAGTTAGCAGCTCATGCTGACTCCGAAGGTAAGAACATCTTCTTCTCCCCAGTTAGTGTGTCTGTGGCCTTGGCTGCCTTGGCCGTAGGAGCACGAGGGGAGACCCACCACCAGCTTTTCAGTGGTCTGGGATTCAACAATACCCTCCTGACGCAGTCAGTTGTGGATCATGCCTTCCACATGCTCATGGAAAGGGCACACAACACGTCTCATGAAGACGTCAGTGAAGGCACCGCTGTATTCGTGGACAACCGCTTCAAGCCGCAGCCTGCATTCCTGGAGACCTTGAGGCAGTCCTACTCTGCAGATGGGTTCAATGTTGACTTCGCCCAAACCAAAGAAAGCGCAGATACCATCAATAAGTATGTGGGGGAGAAGACCAACGGGAAGATAGACAAGCTGGTCGAAAGCATGGATCCAAACACAGTCATGTATCTCCTCAGCTACATCTACTACAAAG GAAAGTGGGCGACTCCATTTGATACTGATCTCACCAAGGAGGACGTCTTCATGGTGGATGAGAACACTAAG GTTCCAGTCCAGATGATGAATATGGAGGAGAGGCTTGATACCTATTACGACCAGGCGATTAACACatcagtcctccacctccccttcAACAACTCCTActccatgctgctgctgttgcctgATGACATGGCAACACTGGAGAACGCCATTTGCCCAGGCCATGTCACCAAATGGTTGAAATGGATGAAGTCCAG gacatataatatatatattccaaAGTTCTCCATCAAGTCTTCCTACAACCTGAATGATGTGCTGCAAGAAATGGGAATGACAGACATGTTTGGCGATCGTGCAGATTTGAGTGGCATTTCAGAGGGACAAAAACTGGCTGTCTCAGAG GTTGTGCACCAAGCTACGCTGGATGTCGACGAGGCTGGAGCCACCGCCGCAGCCGCCACAGGCATTGGCATCACACTTCTGTCCTTCCGCCACGTCCCTGTCTTGAAGTTCAATCGTCCATTTATGGTCGCCATCACTGAACGCGACACAGAGAACATACTGTTCCTGGGCAAGATTATCAACCCAACTATCTGA